Below is a genomic region from Microbacterium sp. LWO12-1.2.
CGGCTACTCCTTCACCGGTACCAAGATCTTCACCTCGCTGGCCCCGGTGTGGACGCGGCTCGGACTGCACGGGCTCGACACCACCAGTGCGGATGCGCCGAAGCTGGTCTTCGCCTTCATCGAGCGCACCGACGCGGTCACGACCTCCGAGGATTGGGACACGCTCGGCATGCGGGGCACGCAGAGCCGCACCACCCGTCTGAACGGCGCGACAGCGGATGCCGCGCACGTCGTCCGCCGCATCGACCCCGGTCCGAACCCCGACCCGATCGTGTTCGGGATCTTCAGCGTGTTCGAGATCCTGCTCGCCTCCGTCTACACCGGCATCGCGCGACGCGCGCTGGACCTGGCCGTGCAGACCGCGCACACCCGCCGCTCGAAGAAGACGGGTGCGGCCTACAGCCAGGATCCCGACATCCGCTGGCGCATCGCCGACATGGCCCTCGCCTACGACGCACTGCCTCCGCAGATCGCCGCACTCGCGCGCGACGTCGACGAGCGCGTCGACAACGGCGCGCGGTGGTTCAGCCTGCTCTCCGGGGTGAAGCACCGGGCGATCACGATGTCCAAGCACGTGGTCGATCAGGCGATGCTGGTCGCCGGCGGCGGCTCGTACTTCTCGTCGAACGAGCTCTCGCGCCTGTACCGCGATGTGCTGGCGGGGGCGTTCCACCCGTCAGACCCGGAGTCCGCGCACGCGACGGCGGCGAGCGCATGGCTGGGGCCGACCGAATCCTGACCCACTTCCTGCTGATTTGCACAGACACGGGCAAGTCAAAGCGCGAAATCGGTTGCTGATCGTCGTTGCGAGTGCGAAGATCGCAGCATGAGCCCCACGCGAAAGCACCCCACGCTGGATCAGGTCTCGAAGACGATCATCGAACTCCTCCAGGAGGACGGACGCCGCTCCTACTCCGACATCGGACGGGTCGTCGGCCTGAGCGAGGCGGCGGTGCGCCAGCGCGTGCAGCGGCTCACGGAGTCCGGCATCATGCAGATCGTCGCCGTGACCGATCCCATGCAGCTCGGCTTCCACCGCCAGGCCATGATCGGCATCCGCGTCTCCGGCGACGCACGCCGGGTCGCCGAGGCCGTCGCCGCGATCGAGGCGATCGACTACGTGGTCATCACGGTCGGCTCGTTCGACGTGCTCGCCGAGGTCGTCTGCGAGGACGACGAAGATCTCCTCGCGATGATCAACGATGTCATCCGCCCCATCGACGGGGTCCTCTCGACCGAAACCTTCATCTACGCCAAGCTGCAGAAGCAGCTCTACAACTGGGGGACCAGATGAGCACCACACGCAACGAAGCCGAACTCCAGGCGATGGCCAAAGACCATCTCTGGATGCATTTCACCCGACAGTCCACGATGGAGAAGTCCGGTGTGCCGATCATCGTCAAGGGTGACGGGCACCACATCTGGGACTCGAAGGGCAAGCAGTACTTCGATGGTCTCGCTGGTCTCTTCGTCGTCAACGCCGGACACGGTCGCCGTCGTCTCGCGGAGGCCGCGGCGAAGCAGGCGTCGGAGCTGGCCTTCTTCCCGCTGTGGTCGTATGCGCACCCCGCCGCGATCGAGCTCGCCGACCGCCTCGCCGATGAGGCACCGGGTGACCTGAACCGCGTCTTCTTCTCCACCGGAGGCGGCGAGGCCGTCGAGACCGCCTTCAAGCTCGCCAAGCACTACTGGAAGCTGATGGGCAAGCCCACCAAGCACAAGGTGATCTCGCGCTCGGTCGCCTATCACGGCACCCCGCAGGGCGCTCTCGCCATCACCGGCATCCCGGCGATGAAGTCGATGTTCGAGCCGGTCACCCCCGGCGGATTCCGCGTGCCGAACACCAACTTCTACCGCGCGGCGGAGATGGGTGGGCCGGCCGACGACCTCGAGGCCTTCGGCCGCTGGGCCGCCGATCGCATCGAGGAGATGATCCTCTTCGAAGGCGCCGACACGGTCGCCGCGGTCTTCCTCGAGCCGGTGCAGAACTCCGGCGGATGCTTCCCGCCCCCTCCCGGCTACTTCGCCCGCGTGCGCGAGATCTGCGACCGCCACGACGTGCTGTTGGTGTCCGACGAGGTCATCTGCGCGTTCGGCCGCCTCGGCCACACGTTCGCGTGCACGGGCCTCGGCTACGTGCCCGACATGATCACGTGCGCCAAGGGCATGACGAGCGGCTACTCCCCCATCGGGGCCACCATCGTCAGCGACCGCATCTACGAGCCCTTCTCGAAGGGCGACATGTCGTTCCCACACGGGTACACGTTCGGCGGCCACCCGGTTTCGGCGGCGGTCGCGCTCGAGAACCTCGCGATCTTCGACGAGGAGGGGCTGAACCAGCGCGTGCGCGAGAACTCGCCGCTGTTCCGCGCCGAGCTCGAGAAGCTGCTCGACATCCCGATCGTCGGCGACGTGCGCGGCGACGGCTACTTCTTCGGCATCGAGCTCGTGAAGGACAAGGCCACCAAGGAGACGTTCGACGACGCGGAGTCCGAGCGGCTGCTGCGCGGCTTCCTCTCCCCCGCCCTGTTCGAAGCGGGCCTCTACTGCCGAGCGGATGACCGGGGCGACCCCGTGATCCAGCTCGCGCCGCCGCTCACGGTCGGTCAGCCGGAGTTCCGCGAGATCGAACAGATCCTGCGCGACGTGCTCACCCGGGCTCAGTCGGTGCTCTGAGGCGCTCGCGCGCTACAGTCCCTCGTCCTCCGCCGCGGGGACGAGGGACTTCAGGATCGTCGCATGACGGACGAGGAACGCCCGTTCATCGAGCTTCTTGCGACGCAGCCACGACGTGACCTCGCTGTTGTTCTTGCTCGCGTTGCATGACGCGCACGCCGGCACCACGTTGTCCAGCGTGTACCGGCCGCCCCGAGAGACGGGCATGATGCAATCGCGCTGCAGGGCCGGCGCCGGGTTCTGGCAGTAGGCGCAGCCCTCCCACGCGTCCATCAGCGCCTGCCACTGGTCTGGGGTGAGATCGTTGTCCACCCGCGACAGTCGGTTCTGTCTGCGGCGGGCATAGCGCGTGCGGGCGGCAGGCGTGCGCGCGGAGGCGGGGACCTTGCGACGGGCGGGCATGCGCTTACGGTACCGCGGCGGTGGGGGGATCCTGTGGTGTGAATCGCCTCGACTCTGTTCTCTACCGGGCGCGGAGCGATGTCGTGCCGTCGCCGACGAATCCCCGCGCGCGCAGGCGTGGCATCACCTCATCGCACAGCAGCTCGACAGAGCGCCACGATCCCACCGGAAACGCGATGAAGCCGTCGATGGCCCGTGCTTCCGCGCGAGCGACGATGGACGCCACCGCATCCTCCGGGGTTCCTACGACCGACCAGTGGGGTCCCGCGCTTCGTCGTTGCCCGCTCGGCGGGTACGTCGCCCGCTCGATCGCGGCAGCCTCACCCCTCGTTCCGGCCAGCACCAGAGACAGTCCGGGGAGCAGCAAGGGCCGGTCGCGCCGCCCCGCGTCCTTCGCCGCGGCTCGGACGGCTGCGCGCTGCGACACCCCCGACTCGATTTCGATGGCCGAAGCGAACATCGCATCGGCGCGTCGTCCTGTCAGCGCGATCGTCGATTCCCCGCCTCCCGCGACCATGAGCGGGAGGGGCCGCGGCGTCGGCACCGGAAGCGGGAGCGGCCCGGCGACCCGGAAGTTCTCTCCCGCATGATTCGTGGGGCGCACCCGCTCGACGTCGACGAGCACACCGGAATCGCGGTCGACCTGCATCGCCGCCGCGGGGAATCCTGCACGCAGCGACTCGACGACGTCGATCAGCTCCTCGGCCCGCCGCCATCGTGCGACAGAGTCCGGAAGACGCTCGACCGAGAACTGCTCGTCGCCGGAACGCGACGTGACCACGTTCCACCCGATGCGCCCTGGTGCCAGATGCTCCAGGGACACGAGCTGCCTGGCGACCGGATACGGCTCAGAGAAGGTGGCCGACACCGTCACCACAAGCCCGATCCGTCGAGTGGCGCCGGCCAGCTGCGCCGCCTGCACGATCGGGTCCAGACCGAGGTGCGCGGGATCGCTCCCGATCGTGCCCAGGGGCAGCGTGAGCGCATCGGGACGGAAAGCCACGTCGAAGCCCGCACGCTCGGCGCGCACCACGGCATCGATGATCGGACCGCCCGACAGCAGCTCCTCCGCCCGTGAGTCCTCGCGCCGCCAGGCCTGGCCGCGCATCCAGGTCGGCGCGATCGAGAACCCCGCCACCAGCGTCATACGATCGCCTCGTCGTCTGCGGAGGAGAGAGGGGCGATGGGCACCACCATCGGCGTCCCCGTGACAGGATGCCGCTGCACCAGCGCCTCCAATCCGAACGCCTCGGCGACCAGACCGGCTGTCATCACCTGCTCCGGAGCGCCGGTCGCGAGCACACGCCCCTCCCGCATGACCACCAGATGGTCGGCGTAGCGGCATGCCTGGTCGAGGTCGTGCAGCACCAGCACCACCGTGCGTCCCTGCTCCCTGTTGAGCCGCCGGCAGAGCTCCAACACCTCGAGCTGGTGGGCGATGTCGAGGTATGTGGTCGGCTCGTCGAGCAGCATCACCGGAGTCTCCTGCGCCAGCAGCATCGCGATCCACGCGCGCTGCCGCTGCCCGCCGGAGAGCTCGTCCACCGGACGATCGCGCAGCACTGCCACCCCCGTCGAACGCATCGCCCGGTTCACGGCATCCGCATCCTCCGACGACCACTGCTGCAGCAGCCGCTGATGCGGATACCGTCCGCGCGCCACCAGCTCCGCCACCGTCACCCCTCCCGGGGCGGTCGCCGCCTGCGGCAGGAATCCCACCCGACGCGCGAGCGCTTTCGGCGCAAACGACCTGACGTCCTCACCACCGAGCATCACCCTGCCGGATGCGGGTGAGAGCAGCCGCGCGAGTCCCCGCAACAGTGTCGACTTCCCGCAGGCGTTCGCCCCGAGGATCACGGTGATCCTGCCTTCGGGGAGCGTCACGTCCAGATGGTCGACGATCGTCCGGTCGTCGTACCGCAGCGTCAGCCCCTCGGCCACCATCGAATCCGACATCAACGCCACCCCTTTCCCTCGGCCGCACCTCGGCTCGGCAACAGCAGCCACAACAGATACAGACCTCCCACGACACCGGTCATCCGGCCGACGGGCACCGCGAACGTCACCGGCAGCAGCTGGGTCACAAGGTCGGCGATCACGAGCAGCGCCGCTCCCATCGCCGCCGCGCCGATCACCGGCGGCGCATCCGCGCGCAGCAGCCGCCGCACCAGCTGCGGTGCGGCGAGCGCCACGAACGCGATCGGCCCGACCGCTGCTGTCGCCAGGGCGGCCAGCACCACGGCGCATCCCACCAGCACGAGTCGCGTGCGCTCCACCCTCACCCCCAGCTGCTCGGCGATGTCGTCGCCGAGCTCCATCAGACTCGCCCGCCGTGAGAGCAGCAGCACGACCGGGATCACGACAGCGACCCCGGCGAGCACGGGCAGCGTGTGGCTCCACTGACGAGCATCGGGCGAACCGGACAGCCACAGGTTCGCCTGGCTCGACGCATCGATGGTGCCGCGCACCAGGAGCAGACCGTTGACCGCTGCGGCGATCGCGCCCACGCCGATGCCGACGAGGATGAGCTGCCGCCCGGCGATGCCACCGCCGCGTCGTGCGAGCAGCATCACGATGCCGGCGGTGACCACACCGCCCGCGATGGTGCCGAGCGCGACCTGCGTGGGCTGCGCCCCGAACAGGACGATCTGCACCAGCGCCCCTGTCGCAGCGCCCGTGGTGAAGCCGATGACATCGGGGGATCCGAGCGCGTTGCGGGCAAGCGACTGGAAGATCGATCCCGACACCCCCAACGCCGCGCCGGCCCCGATCGCGGCGAGCACGCGAGGCAGTCGCACACCCTGCACCGCCCGGATCGTCGTCGGGTCGTCGGCGATGCCGAAGACGGCGCCTGGCACCGCGTGCAGAGGCACCGGCAGGCTTCCCACCGTCATCGCGATCGCCCCGGCGGCGAGCGCCACGATGGCGAGCACCGCCGTCACGATGATCGTCCGCGGTCGTACCAGCAGCGTGATCCGGCCGAACCGCAGCACACGACGGCCGCCAGGCGGCACCGTCGTGGTCAGCCCCGTCACAATGGAGCCAATCGTCGGCGACGCACCAGCGCCACGAAGAACGGTCCACCGAGGACCGCGACCATGATGCCGACGCCCACCTCGCCGGGGGGTGCGACCACGCGTCCCAGCACATCCGCGACGAGCACGAGCGCCGCGCCCAGTGCCATGGCAGTCGGCAGCATGCGGTGATGGTCGGAGCCGACCAGCATCCGCGCCACGTGCGGTGCGGTGAGGCCCACGAACGCGATGGGACCGGCCGCCGCGGTGGCGCCTCCCGCGAGCACGACGACGGCCAGCCCTGCGACCGTCCACACGACCGCGGGACGGGACCCCAGCGCGCGCGCTGCTTCGGGACCGAGTGAGGCCGCATCGAGCGCGCGCGACAGCATGAGGGCGAGCACGAGTCCGATCCCGATCAGCAGCGCGGCGGGTGGGAGCACGTCTCCGTCGCGCCCGGCGAGGGAACCGACCGCCCACGCGCGGTACCGGTCGAACACCATGTCGTCTCCGTTCACGATCACGATCTGTGCCAGCGCGCCGAGCACGACGGACAGGGCTGCGCCCGCGAGCACGAGACGCACCGGGTCCGAACCACGACGCACCCCGCCCAGCAGCATCACCAGAGCCCCGGCGGCGGCGGCGCCGACGAGAGCAGCTCCGAAGTACGCGATCGGGGCGATGGCTCCGGTGAGGGCGATGGCCAGCGCCACCGCCACCGCAGCACCCGCGTTCACGCCGAGGAGGCCGGGCTCCGCGATCGGGTTGCGCGTGAGCGACTGCATCACGACACCGGCTGCTCCCAGGGCCGCCCCCACGAGCAAGGCCAGAGCGGCGCGGGGCAGACGGCGGTTCATCAGCAACAGATGCGCGTCGTCGGAAGGGTCGAACGTCCACACCGCGTTCCACAGGTCGGCGGGTGCGAGCATCCGGGTCCCGACGATCGAGCTCAGCACGACGAGCGTGCCGATGAGGACGGTCGCGGTGACCAGTACGAGGACGAGACGACCGCGACTCACGCGTGGCGGAGCGGACGTCGCCTCTTCGGGCGGCAGGGCGGTGTCGATCATGGCGTTGCACGATCGACCGGCCGCTCTCCCGAGCGGCCGGTCGATCCATGTCAGGAGAACAGGTCCCTGACGTGCTCGACGATCTCGGTCGAGCTGTACAGATCCATGCGGAACGAGTTCAGGCCGAGGCCGTACACCTGACCGGCGGCCACCGACGGCACGTTCGCCAGCACGGGGTCGTCGGCGAAGCCCTTCGCCGACTCGTCGTCGGCCGACAGGATGAACGTCGTCTCGCTCGTCAGCTGCAGCAGGTTCTCGTAGGTCGCCCACACGAAATCGGCTCGCTCCTGCGCCTGGGTGTGCCAGGCCGGATCGGGATCCTCGACCGTGAAGCCGAGCGACTCGAGCAGGTCCGCGTGCGATCCGCCCGCACGGGCGATCGGGTTGTCCTGGCCGGGACCGTTGAAGGAGATGACATTGGCGGTGCCGTCCGGCACCGTGATGGTGTCGGCGGTCTCACTCACGAGGGCATCGAAGTCCGCAATCGTGTCCTCGGCCACGGCCTCCAGCCCCGTGGCCTCGCCCAGCTCGACCGCCAGGTCCTGCCAGGTCTGAGCGCCGTAATCGACCACGATCGTCGGCGCGATCGACTGCAGGTCGGCGACCTGGTCGGTCAGCGCATCGCGTCCGCTCGTGGCCACCACGATCAGATCCGGCTCGTTCGCCATCACCGCTTCGAGATCGAACTCGCCGACGCTCCACAGGTTGGCCACGTCGCGCTCGTCCGCGATGTCGGCCCACTGATCGAACCAGACGCCGCCCACCTGCGATCCGCTCGCCACGACGGGTGCGTCGATCGCGAGCAGCGTGCCGGTGACGGAGACGGCCGTCGACAGGATCCGCTCCGGCTGGGCCGGGATCTCGGTGGTGGTGCCGTCTGCATTCTCGAAGACGCGCGGCCACTCGGCGGCCGCAGCCGAGGTGTCCTCTTCGGAGGTCTGCTCCTCGGCGGTGGCGGCACAGCCGGCGAGGGCGAGTGCCCCCGCCAGCACGAGGCCGATCAGGGCCGCCGTGCGGCGGCGCGCGGATGCGTAGATGTTCATGATTCCTTCCCATGGCCCCCTGGCCGGAGGCCGGCGGGGCAGTCGTCCGCGGATGCGGGTGCGTACGTCGTCGTCGGCGTGGAGCTCGGGCGCTCCTTGATCGAGGTTAGGCTGGCCTTACTTCACCAGCTGCACCCGGATCGGCACAATCTTGTCCACACACCCCACCCCTGTCCTCCAGGCGATCCCTTCTGCCCCGACGCGCACGGCGATACGGCCGGGAGCACCCGCGCTGGTCTGGATCGCCGCGGGCTCCGCCGAAGCGACGCTCGAATCATCCCGGTGGTCGCTCGATGCCGGGCAGGCGCTCTGGGTACCCGCAGGCACCAAGGCAGTGGTGCGCGGGGCGGACGGTTGCTGCGTCGTGCCGATCCGCATCCGAGAGGCGGATCACCAGGCCGGTCCGCGCGCACCTTTCGTCGCCGCCGTCGCTCCGCACGCCGTGTCCGCGCTCCTGACCGCATTCACCCGCAGTCTCGGCGTGCTCCACGGCGGCGGCGTCCGCGCTGCCGACGTGCTCGGGTGGATCGGGCACCCGACCGCGGCGATCACGGCACCCGCCCTGCCGTCATCCCCGGATCTGCGTCGTATCGCCGGCGCGCTCCTCGCGGACCCGACGCGTTCCCCCGCGACCGTGGGCGCCGATCACGGGGTCGGTGCGAGCGTACTGGCCAGGCGGTTCCGCGCCGAGACCGGATGGACGCCGCTGCGCTGGCGCACCAGGCACGTGCTGGGACGCGCCGCCGAAGAGCTGCGACGCGGCCGTCGCGTGGCCCAGGTCGCCGCTGAGCACGGATACGGGAGCCCGCAGGCGTTCACTCGTGCGTTCCATCGGGAGTGGGGCGTCGCGCCCTCCGAGCTCGCCGAGCGGACCCGCGGAACCGTCGAGGCGCGACGGGGCGGCACCGAGCTCGGCCCGCAGTGCAACGGGTACCACATCGTGATCTGGGTCGCGGTCGGCAGCATCCAGCTGACCCTCGACGACCGCACAGCCCTCGTCCGCGCGGGCGACATCGCGTGCCTCCCCGCTGGCACGTCATGCGGCTTCCAGGCAGGCGCCGATGCCGCGGTCATCCCGCTCGGGTGGCTGCCCGGAGGCATCGACGTCGGCGCCGGACTCATCGCCCATACGGACGCGCACGCACCTCTCCTGCGTCTTGCCGCCTGGGCCTACGCGGGCGCCGAACCCGTCACGGGCGGCGACCCGAGGATCGTGCTGCAGACCCTCCTGCGTCTGGGCGAACCGAACGACATCCCGACGCCGATCGTCGATGCGACATACGCGCTCCTCGGACGCCTGGCGGAGCAGCCGGAAGACAGCCGGTCGGCCGCTGAGCTCGCCACACAGCTCGGCATGGCCCCCGCCCAGCTCCGCAACGCCGTCGAGGCCCTGACGGGCACGACGCTCGCGACGTGGCGCGCCCGCACGCGGATGTCGTGGGCGCGGCGGTTGCTGCGCGAGGGCCTGCATGCGTCGGAGGTCGCGGTCAGGGTCGGGTACGCCGATGCCGCCGCCTTCAGTCGCGCATTCCGTCGGGCGCACGGCTGCTCGCCCAGAGGATTCTCCACCGCGCACGCCCAGCGCTCTCACACATGACCAGGGTGTCCGCGAGGCCGAGACAGGATCCCGCTGTCATCCTCGCCCTCGACGGCCCTCCAGAAGAAGCGACGAAAGCCCCGGTGAGACCGGGGCTTTCGTGTTGTTCTGTGGACCTAAGGGGATTCGAACCCCTGACCTCCTCGATGCGAACGAGGCGCGCTACCAACTGCGCCATAGGCCCGTGAACACCTCTACGCTATCACGACGGAAGAGGGCTCTGCGTCACGCCGATCACCCGGCGGCACGTCGGGAGAGCAACTCCCTGACGTGGTCTTCGATCTCCGCGTCGTCCACGAAACCCATCCGGGCGTACGGAGATGAGGAGGCGGCCGGCAGGGTCACGGGGGCCTCCGGTGCCATCTCCTCGGCGCGCGCACGGAGCGCGGCGATGCGCGCGGCCTTGCGACGCTCTTCCTGCGCCTCGATCTCGGCCTGCGCGGCCTGAGCGCGCGATCCGGCGACCGACACCATGGGCTCGGGCAGCGGGCGCGGGGTCCAGGTGGCACGGCCCTGATCATGGAGCTCGGGGGCGACGCGCTCGGTCTTCGGCTGGGCGATCTGCTGCGGGCGTCGCGCAGATCGTGCGGCCACCGCTGCCATCCGTTGCAGCGCGAGACCGGCGACGAACACGAGCGCTCCACCGGCCCACAGCAGCAGCTGCGCCCCTGTCGCGACGAGCTGCCAGACGCCGAGGCCCGCGAGCGCGAGGCCGATGAGAACAGTCGTGGTGGCCGTCGCCCGCACGCGCCGGCGCGCTCGCGCCTGGCGCACCACCGGGTCAGCCCTGGTGGCGGCGAGTTCGTTGCGGAGTGCTTCCAGTGCGGCGGCCTCGCGCTCGGACTGCACGCGCTTGGCCAGCTTCTGCTGCGCCAGCGCGGTACGCGCATTCAACTCGAACCGCACCTCACCCGGGGTTTCGCTGGTCTCGGCGAGCACGCGGAGCGCCTGATTCAAGCGCACGGCGTTGCGTTCGGCAGCGTTGTACTGGAAGCGACCGCGCCAGGACGGCAGCAGGTAGAGCATCCAGAGGAGCACAGCGACGAGCACGATCACTCCCCCACTCAGCACCGGCCCGTCCATACCGATAAAGCTACGGGTTCAGCGGCCTTCCGAACGCGCAGTCGGCGCGTGTCGCGGCGAGTCGGCGTCGCATCAGAGCCTCAGACGGTCGGCGGGAGGCACCGTCGACACGTCGGGCGGCACCTGACCGTTCAACCATCGCGCCAGAACTCCCTGCGGAACGTCCTCCCGGGTCAGTGCGAAGGCGTAGTGGTCGCGCCAGTCTCCATCGATGTGGATGTACCGTCGCCGCAGCCCTTCGTACCGGAACCCGAGCTTCTGCACCACGCGCAGACTCGCCACGTTCTCGGGCCGGATGCAGATCTCCATCCGGTGCAATCCGTACTCGGTGAAGCAGGCATCGGTCGCGAGCGCGACAGCTGTCGGGGTGATCCCCCGTCCGGCGAACCGCTCGCTCACCCAGTAGCCGATGGTCGCCGAGCACAGCGACCCGCGGGCGACGCCCCAGACGTTCAGCTGACCGGCGACCTCGCCGTCGTACTCCATGACGAACGGATACCCGGCGCCGTCCTTGTACTGCTGAAGAAGCCTCCGGATGCTCAGCCGCATGTCGAACGACACACTGCCGTAGGGAACCGTCGCCTCCCACGGCTGCAGCCACGACCGGTTGGCCAGCAGCTCATGCTGCAGCGGACGTGCGTCCTTCGAGCGGACGAGCCGCAACTCGATCGCCCCGTGCCTGATCCCCGCCGTCAGATCCATCGCGTGCCCCGACGCCCGCAGAGTCGCCTAGAGGCGTTCCGCGAATTCCTTCAACCACGGCCGCAATTCGGGTCCGAGGTCGTCACGGTCGGAGGCGAGCTGCACGATCGCCTTGATGTAGTCCACGCGGTCGCCCGTGTCGTAGCGGCGCCCGCGGAAGATCACGCCGACGACACCGGGGCCGTCTGGGTCCGCCGCCATCTCCTGCAGCGCATCCGTGAGCTGGATCTCACCACCCTTGCCGGGCTCCGTGTGCTCGAGGATGTCGAACACCGAGGCGGGGAGGACGTAGCGTCCGATCACGGCCAGGTTGGAGGGAGCATCCTCCGGTGCCGGCTTCTCGACGAGTGCGGTCACACGCACCGACTCCGAGCCCTCGATCGGCTCGACGGCGGCGGCGCCGTACATGTGGATGTTGGCGGGATCGACCTCCATGAGGGCGATCACGGCCGCGCCGCTGCGCTCGTGCTCGGCGATCATGTGCGTCAGCAGCGGGTCCCGCTCGTCGATCAGATCGTCACCGAGCAGCACGGCGAAGGAGCTGTCGCCGACATGCGCTCGTGCACGCAGCACGGCGTGCCCGAGTCCCTTGGGCTCGCCCTGACGCACGAAGTGGATGTCGGCGATGTCGCTCGACTTCATCACCCGCTCCAGGCGACCCGTGTCGCCCTTCTCCATCAGCTTCACCTCGAGCTCGGGCACCGAGTCGAAGTGGTTGGAGATCGCGTTCTTGTTGCGGCCGATGATGACGAGGATGTCATCGATCCCCGCATCCGCCGCTTCTTCGACCACGTACTGGATGGCCGGCTTGTCGACGACCGGAAGCATCTCCTTCGGCATCGCCTTTGTAGCTGGCAGGAATCGTGTCCCCAGACCCGCGGCAGGAATGACGGCCTTCATCTTCTGCGTACCCATCTCCTCAGCCTAGTGGTGGGCACCCCCGTAGACTCGGAGGCATGTCGAATGA
It encodes:
- a CDS encoding acyl-CoA dehydrogenase family protein — its product is MSAFDPTVFLPDELLERIRERAPLHDRENTFPQQDLDELREAGYLSILVPTARGGAGLGLAEAALLQQRLATAAPATALAINMHLVWTGVAKVFSDRGVPGLEFVQDGAVAGEVFAFGISEGGNDLVLFGSDTDASPLPDGGYSFTGTKIFTSLAPVWTRLGLHGLDTTSADAPKLVFAFIERTDAVTTSEDWDTLGMRGTQSRTTRLNGATADAAHVVRRIDPGPNPDPIVFGIFSVFEILLASVYTGIARRALDLAVQTAHTRRSKKTGAAYSQDPDIRWRIADMALAYDALPPQIAALARDVDERVDNGARWFSLLSGVKHRAITMSKHVVDQAMLVAGGGSYFSSNELSRLYRDVLAGAFHPSDPESAHATAASAWLGPTES
- a CDS encoding Lrp/AsnC family transcriptional regulator, yielding MSPTRKHPTLDQVSKTIIELLQEDGRRSYSDIGRVVGLSEAAVRQRVQRLTESGIMQIVAVTDPMQLGFHRQAMIGIRVSGDARRVAEAVAAIEAIDYVVITVGSFDVLAEVVCEDDEDLLAMINDVIRPIDGVLSTETFIYAKLQKQLYNWGTR
- the fepB gene encoding Fe2+-enterobactin ABC transporter substrate-binding protein — translated: MNIYASARRRTAALIGLVLAGALALAGCAATAEEQTSEEDTSAAAAEWPRVFENADGTTTEIPAQPERILSTAVSVTGTLLAIDAPVVASGSQVGGVWFDQWADIADERDVANLWSVGEFDLEAVMANEPDLIVVATSGRDALTDQVADLQSIAPTIVVDYGAQTWQDLAVELGEATGLEAVAEDTIADFDALVSETADTITVPDGTANVISFNGPGQDNPIARAGGSHADLLESLGFTVEDPDPAWHTQAQERADFVWATYENLLQLTSETTFILSADDESAKGFADDPVLANVPSVAAGQVYGLGLNSFRMDLYSSTEIVEHVRDLFS
- a CDS encoding FecCD family ABC transporter permease, producing MTGLTTTVPPGGRRVLRFGRITLLVRPRTIIVTAVLAIVALAAGAIAMTVGSLPVPLHAVPGAVFGIADDPTTIRAVQGVRLPRVLAAIGAGAALGVSGSIFQSLARNALGSPDVIGFTTGAATGALVQIVLFGAQPTQVALGTIAGGVVTAGIVMLLARRGGGIAGRQLILVGIGVGAIAAAVNGLLLVRGTIDASSQANLWLSGSPDARQWSHTLPVLAGVAVVIPVVLLLSRRASLMELGDDIAEQLGVRVERTRLVLVGCAVVLAALATAAVGPIAFVALAAPQLVRRLLRADAPPVIGAAAMGAALLVIADLVTQLLPVTFAVPVGRMTGVVGGLYLLWLLLPSRGAAEGKGWR
- a CDS encoding aspartate aminotransferase family protein, producing the protein MSTTRNEAELQAMAKDHLWMHFTRQSTMEKSGVPIIVKGDGHHIWDSKGKQYFDGLAGLFVVNAGHGRRRLAEAAAKQASELAFFPLWSYAHPAAIELADRLADEAPGDLNRVFFSTGGGEAVETAFKLAKHYWKLMGKPTKHKVISRSVAYHGTPQGALAITGIPAMKSMFEPVTPGGFRVPNTNFYRAAEMGGPADDLEAFGRWAADRIEEMILFEGADTVAAVFLEPVQNSGGCFPPPPGYFARVREICDRHDVLLVSDEVICAFGRLGHTFACTGLGYVPDMITCAKGMTSGYSPIGATIVSDRIYEPFSKGDMSFPHGYTFGGHPVSAAVALENLAIFDEEGLNQRVRENSPLFRAELEKLLDIPIVGDVRGDGYFFGIELVKDKATKETFDDAESERLLRGFLSPALFEAGLYCRADDRGDPVIQLAPPLTVGQPEFREIEQILRDVLTRAQSVL
- a CDS encoding HNH endonuclease — translated: MPARRKVPASARTPAARTRYARRRQNRLSRVDNDLTPDQWQALMDAWEGCAYCQNPAPALQRDCIMPVSRGGRYTLDNVVPACASCNASKNNSEVTSWLRRKKLDERAFLVRHATILKSLVPAAEDEGL
- a CDS encoding FecCD family ABC transporter permease codes for the protein MIDTALPPEEATSAPPRVSRGRLVLVLVTATVLIGTLVVLSSIVGTRMLAPADLWNAVWTFDPSDDAHLLLMNRRLPRAALALLVGAALGAAGVVMQSLTRNPIAEPGLLGVNAGAAVAVALAIALTGAIAPIAYFGAALVGAAAAGALVMLLGGVRRGSDPVRLVLAGAALSVVLGALAQIVIVNGDDMVFDRYRAWAVGSLAGRDGDVLPPAALLIGIGLVLALMLSRALDAASLGPEAARALGSRPAVVWTVAGLAVVVLAGGATAAAGPIAFVGLTAPHVARMLVGSDHHRMLPTAMALGAALVLVADVLGRVVAPPGEVGVGIMVAVLGGPFFVALVRRRRLAPL
- a CDS encoding ABC transporter ATP-binding protein, producing the protein MSDSMVAEGLTLRYDDRTIVDHLDVTLPEGRITVILGANACGKSTLLRGLARLLSPASGRVMLGGEDVRSFAPKALARRVGFLPQAATAPGGVTVAELVARGRYPHQRLLQQWSSEDADAVNRAMRSTGVAVLRDRPVDELSGGQRQRAWIAMLLAQETPVMLLDEPTTYLDIAHQLEVLELCRRLNREQGRTVVLVLHDLDQACRYADHLVVMREGRVLATGAPEQVMTAGLVAEAFGLEALVQRHPVTGTPMVVPIAPLSSADDEAIV
- a CDS encoding LLM class flavin-dependent oxidoreductase produces the protein MTLVAGFSIAPTWMRGQAWRREDSRAEELLSGGPIIDAVVRAERAGFDVAFRPDALTLPLGTIGSDPAHLGLDPIVQAAQLAGATRRIGLVVTVSATFSEPYPVARQLVSLEHLAPGRIGWNVVTSRSGDEQFSVERLPDSVARWRRAEELIDVVESLRAGFPAAAMQVDRDSGVLVDVERVRPTNHAGENFRVAGPLPLPVPTPRPLPLMVAGGGESTIALTGRRADAMFASAIEIESGVSQRAAVRAAAKDAGRRDRPLLLPGLSLVLAGTRGEAAAIERATYPPSGQRRSAGPHWSVVGTPEDAVASIVARAEARAIDGFIAFPVGSWRSVELLCDEVMPRLRARGFVGDGTTSLRAR